In Zea mays cultivar B73 chromosome 7, Zm-B73-REFERENCE-NAM-5.0, whole genome shotgun sequence, the following proteins share a genomic window:
- the LOC103633256 gene encoding cysteine-rich receptor-like protein kinase 19, which translates to MGTLPYLLLVVLSSLSLVPRAAAYSEYSCNGTTGNFTAASAFGANLARLVAALPANASSSPSLFASAAVGAAPDTAYGLALCRGDVTDAGVCSACLADAFGRLRRLCGADRDATFYADLCTARYSGGDFLARPDDNSPVINALDVNGSTYYGWDARNATSRTLFLSLVGTLFGEMAMYAAYNSSAARMFASAAMYVNPQLPTVYGFVQCTPDLSRAQCWDCFQVLQDQNRRWYDGREGGRILGVRCSFRYEAYHFFGGMPEVRIGLKGDPSSPAAETEIHGSNHRVVLIVAVIVSITAFSAMMAAGLVIIRARRRKGAEKKRKLQLEAQSRNSSTTEDALKLWRIEESSSEFTLYDFAELAAATGGFSDENLLGRGGFGPVYKGKLPDGAEIAVKRLAAHSGQGLEEFKNEIQLIAKLQHTNLVRLVGCCVQEEEKLLVYEYMPNRSLNCFIFDQQRGPLLDWEKRRRIIEGVAQGLLYLHKHSRVRIIHRDLKASNILLDKDLNPKISDFGMARIFGSNMTEANTNRVVGTYGYMAPEYASEGIFSVKSDVYSFGVLLLEIVSGKRNTGHHNYGDFVNLLGYAWQLWRDGRVFELIDPTLGERGDVATIVRCVKVALLCVQESATDRPTMADVTAMLATAGDAASAGPLPDPKRPPHFSLRVATTSGSDDDCGSRTRFTTSCSTNDLTITSIHEGR; encoded by the exons ATGGGCACTCTCCCCTACCTCTTACTTGTCGTGCTGTCCTCTCTGTCGCTCGTCCCCCGCGCCGCCGCGTACTCGGAGTACTCGTGCAACGGTACCACGGGCAACTTCACGGCGGCCAGCGCGTTCGGCGCCAACCTGGCCCGCCTCGTCGCGGCGCTGCCCGCCAACGCCTCCTCCTCTCCGTCGCTCTTCGCCTCGGCGGCCGTCGGCGCGGCTCCGGACACGGCCTACGGCCTCGCGCTGTGCCGCGGCGACGTCACGGACGCCGGGGTCTGCTCGGCGTGCCTAGCCGACGCGTTCGGCAGGCTGCGGCGGCTCTGCGGCGCGGACAGGGACGCCACGTTCTACGCCGACCTGTGCACGGCGCGGTACTCCGGCGGGGACTTCCTGGCGCGGCCCGACGACAACTCCCCCGTGATCAACGCGCTGGACGTGAACGGGTCGACGTACTACGGGTGGGACGCCCGGAACGCGACGAGCCGGACCCTGTTCCTGTCGCTGGTGGGCACGCTGTTCGGGGAGATGGCCATGTACGCCGCCTACAACTCCTCGGCCGCGCGCATGTTCGCGAGCGCCGCCATGTACGTCAACCCGCAGCTGCCCACGGTGTACGGGTTCGTGCAGTGCACGCCGGACCTGTCGCGGGCGCAGTGCTGGGACTGCTTCCAGGTGCTCCAGGACCAGAACCGGCGGTGGTACGACGGCCGCGAGGGCGGCCGCATCCTCGGCGTCCGCTGCAGCTTCCGGTACGAGGCGTAccatttcttcggcggcatgccgGAGGTCAGAATCGGCCTCAAGGGCGACCCATCTTCACCAGCTGCGGAAACGGAAATCCATG GTAGCAATCACAGGGTGGTCTTAATTGTCGCTGTCATCGTATCAATCACGGCGTTCTCCGCTATGATGGCTGCCGGCCTTGTGATAATCAGAGCACGACGACGAAAAGGAGCCG agaagaagagaaagctgcAGCTGGAGGCGCAATCCCGGAACAGCTCTACCACAGAGGATGCGCTGAAGCTGTGGCGGATCGAGGAGAGCAGCTCGGAGTTCACGCTGTACGACTTCGCCGAGCTGGCGGCCGCCACGGGCGGTTTCTCCGACGAGAATCTGCTCGGCAGAGGCGGCTTCGGCCCCGTCTACAAG GGGAAGCTGCCGGACGGCGCCGAGATCGCGGTGAAGCGGCTGGCGGCGCATTCTGGACAGGGCCTGGAGGAGTTCAAGAACGAGATCCAGCTGATCGCCAAGCTGCAGCACACCAAcctggtgcggctcgtcggctgctGCGTCCAGGAGGAGGAGAAGCTGCTGGTGTACGAGTACATGCCCAACCGCAGCCTCAACTGCTTCATCTTCGACCAGCAGCGGGGGCCGTTGCTGGACTGGGAGAAACGGCGCCGTATCATCGAGGGCGTCGCGCAGGGGCTGCTCTACCTGCACAAGCACTCGCGGGTGCGCATCATCCACCGCGACCTCAAGGCTAGCAACATCCTGCTGGACAAGGACCTCAACCCCAAGATCTCCGACTTCGGCATGGCCAGGATCTTTGGATCCAACATGACGGAGGCCAACACCAACAGGGTCGTCGGGACATA TGGCTACATGGCTCCTGAGTATGCTTCGGAGGGCATCTTCTCGGTGAAGTCGGACGTGTACAGCTTCGGCGTGCTGCTGCTAGAGATCGTCAGCGGCAAGAGGAACACTGGCCACCACAACTACGGCGACTTCGTCAACCTGCTCGGATAT GCATGGCAGCTGTGGAGAGACGGGAGGGTGTTCGAGCTGATTGACCCGACGCTGGGCGAGCGCGGCGACGTGGCGACCATCGTGCGGTGCGTCAAGGTGGCGCTGCTGTGCGTGCAGGAAAGCGCCACCGACCGGCCGACCATGGCGGACGTCACGGCGATGCTGGCCACCGCCGGCGACGCCGCGTCCGCCGGGCCGCTCCCGGACCCGAAGCGGCCGCCGCACTTCTCCCTCAGGGTGGCGACGACCAGCGGCAGCGACGACGACTGTGGGTCGCGGACGCGGTTCACCACGTCGTGCAGCACCAACGACCTCACCATCACCTCCATCCACGAGGGCAGGTGA